From the Paludisphaera mucosa genome, one window contains:
- a CDS encoding DUF4832 domain-containing protein has translation MLSLPTRLGMIACLWLGTQSGAAEAQDSGAPKEVRYKESLAPLANPERGFYAPRMSHRMDGLEGLRARGVTLLLVEMDLRDFKDREISPEKLDELHRAFVRARENGLKVVFRAAYGFTGRDYRADPKDIGRIQGHIKQLGAVFAADRDVLFAVQAGMLGPWGEWHGSNHGDPPSLEARRAVLFGLLEAAPAPIPVQVRRPMFVRDLFAGEPELTAETAAKGGPLARTGWHDDALLSLPTDMGTYAERGWDRERELRWCENHGRYTPFGGETVPPSAKTPIEQVVRELEQLHATYLNSAYHRGTIDGWRKAEHRGENAYAHIERRLGYRLVADKLRHPATVAPGGTLRIELELRNVGFAAPTLPREVAVVLSRGDVRCRAVADADPRRWGPEGPIRVSVDLPIPTDAPRGPWTLSLHLADPSPSLRDDGRFAVRLANDDVRFIDSSGWNVLAEDVEVR, from the coding sequence ATGCTCAGCCTGCCGACGCGACTCGGGATGATCGCCTGTCTCTGGCTGGGGACGCAGTCCGGCGCGGCCGAGGCCCAGGATTCCGGCGCCCCGAAGGAGGTCCGCTACAAGGAGAGTCTCGCCCCTCTCGCGAATCCGGAGCGCGGCTTCTACGCGCCCCGGATGAGCCACCGGATGGACGGACTGGAGGGGTTGCGGGCGCGGGGCGTCACGCTGCTCCTCGTCGAGATGGACCTGCGCGATTTCAAGGATCGCGAGATCAGCCCGGAGAAGCTCGACGAGCTGCATCGCGCCTTCGTCAGGGCCCGGGAGAACGGGCTGAAGGTGGTCTTCCGGGCCGCGTACGGCTTCACCGGGCGGGACTACCGGGCCGACCCCAAGGACATCGGGCGGATCCAGGGCCACATCAAACAGCTCGGGGCGGTGTTCGCGGCCGATCGCGACGTGCTCTTCGCGGTCCAGGCGGGGATGCTCGGGCCCTGGGGCGAATGGCACGGGTCGAACCACGGCGACCCCCCGTCTTTGGAGGCGCGTCGCGCGGTGCTCTTCGGCCTGCTCGAAGCGGCGCCGGCTCCGATCCCGGTGCAGGTCCGCCGCCCCATGTTCGTCCGCGACCTGTTCGCCGGCGAGCCCGAGCTGACGGCCGAGACCGCCGCGAAAGGCGGCCCGCTCGCGCGGACCGGCTGGCACGACGACGCGCTGCTGAGCCTGCCGACCGACATGGGGACCTACGCGGAGCGGGGCTGGGATCGGGAACGTGAGTTGCGCTGGTGCGAGAACCACGGCAGATACACGCCCTTCGGCGGCGAGACGGTCCCCCCCTCGGCCAAGACGCCGATCGAGCAGGTGGTCCGCGAGCTGGAGCAGCTCCACGCGACCTATCTGAACAGCGCCTATCACCGGGGGACGATCGACGGCTGGCGCAAGGCCGAACACCGCGGCGAGAACGCCTACGCCCACATCGAGCGCCGTCTCGGCTACCGGCTGGTCGCGGACAAGCTCCGCCACCCGGCGACGGTCGCGCCGGGCGGGACCCTGCGCATCGAGCTGGAGCTGAGGAACGTCGGCTTCGCGGCCCCCACGCTGCCTCGCGAGGTGGCGGTCGTGCTGAGCCGGGGCGACGTTCGATGCCGGGCCGTCGCCGACGCGGACCCCCGGCGCTGGGGGCCGGAAGGGCCGATCCGCGTGAGCGTCGACTTGCCCATTCCGACGGACGCCCCGCGCGGCCCCTGGACGCTCTCGCTGCACCTCGCGGACCCCTCGCCGAGCCTGCGGGACGACGGGCGTTTCGCCGTCCGGCTGGCCAACGACGACGTCCGCTTCATCGACTCGTCCGGCTGGAACGTCCTCGCCGAGGACGTGGAAGTCCGCTGA
- a CDS encoding Gfo/Idh/MocA family protein codes for MARLGFGIVGTGLIAGVVADAIARSREARLAAVSSRRLANATGFVAGRPGAVAVEGVEALLGRDDVEAVYVAAPTTAKEPIALAAIAAGKHVLVDKPFADVASVARMSKAAANAGLAFLDATHFVHHPRTAAVKASKELGTPRSLHTAFYIPSPDRGNIRLDVNQEPTGALGDLGWYSMRAVVEYLAPAGRVAKAAAVLERDPENGAVVRASGLIAFEGGEASTFDVGYTAGTVAMDLSLFGTAGVIGMDDFVLDWADSFAYKNPDLPVGYTFRTGPATRKDVTFIPTPTAFAQEVLMVDHFAEIAASGDLARRAAYAEAAIQTQRYLDALWQAARS; via the coding sequence ATGGCACGACTCGGATTCGGCATCGTGGGGACGGGCCTGATCGCCGGCGTGGTCGCCGACGCGATCGCGCGATCGCGGGAGGCCCGGCTCGCGGCCGTGTCGAGCCGACGCCTCGCCAACGCGACGGGCTTCGTCGCGGGCCGGCCGGGGGCCGTCGCGGTCGAGGGGGTCGAGGCCCTGCTCGGCCGCGACGACGTGGAGGCCGTGTACGTCGCCGCCCCGACCACGGCGAAGGAGCCGATCGCCCTCGCGGCGATCGCGGCCGGCAAGCACGTCCTGGTGGACAAGCCGTTCGCCGACGTCGCCTCGGTCGCGCGGATGTCGAAGGCCGCCGCGAACGCGGGGCTCGCGTTCCTGGACGCCACCCACTTCGTCCACCACCCGCGCACGGCCGCCGTAAAGGCTTCGAAGGAACTCGGCACGCCCCGGTCGCTCCACACGGCGTTCTATATTCCGTCGCCGGATCGCGGCAACATCCGGCTCGACGTGAATCAGGAGCCGACGGGCGCGCTCGGCGACCTGGGGTGGTATTCGATGCGGGCGGTGGTCGAGTACCTCGCGCCCGCGGGCCGGGTCGCGAAGGCCGCGGCCGTCCTGGAACGCGACCCCGAGAACGGGGCCGTGGTGCGGGCTTCGGGCCTGATCGCCTTCGAGGGGGGCGAGGCCTCGACGTTCGACGTCGGCTACACCGCGGGCACGGTAGCCATGGACCTCTCGCTCTTCGGGACCGCCGGCGTGATCGGCATGGACGATTTCGTGCTGGACTGGGCCGACAGCTTCGCTTACAAGAATCCCGACCTCCCGGTCGGCTACACCTTCCGCACGGGGCCGGCGACCCGGAAGGACGTGACGTTCATCCCGACCCCGACGGCCTTCGCGCAGGAGGTGCTGATGGTCGACCACTTCGCCGAGATCGCCGCGTCCGGGGACCTCGCGCGACGGGCCGCCTACGCCGAGGCCGCGATCCAGACGCAGAGATATCTGGACGCCCTGTGGCAGGCGGCGCGCTCCTGA